Proteins from one Oscillatoria nigro-viridis PCC 7112 genomic window:
- a CDS encoding aminopeptidase P family protein produces MVATNLKANTNIPDTSAAKLAELRDLMVDYDLDCYFIPAVDEHLNLSVPAAKQRRAWICGFTGSAGDLLVGKDAAWLFVDSRYYEQAELQVDTGIIQISKLGLEGNLTLIETLEKLAVEAAQKSTKIRLGFDPFTVATEQYQNWVKKFANAEIELVPIRENLTDKVRSQNHWKTAETVPAIDADPIFSLPASLTGETAAEKLARVREAMQKANIDVLPITNLNQIAWLFNLRGSDIPHIPIFISYAIVTKDSAFLFTNPERISPEIKQQLRADVTLLPYADYPHTLETCVSLPNKVRVLLDPKHSTAGTYQLLLSQQEAQLYNNIEIVFDTHPVEGMKARKNPVEIEQMQLANFKASRAKTLTLKWLTEQLENGKGLTEFDVKETIENFYQQETDFQTLTFRTIAGAGANSSIVHYGTPSPEITLKPGELLLLDSGAQYLAGTTDDTRTISIGEPTALQIEHYTTVLIAHINCAMQQFPKGTTGAQLDAIARAVLWQEQLDYGHGTGHGVGAFLAGHEGPNGISKSVQYPLEAGMVTSIEPGYYEPGWGGIRIENLYVVREMPSKNGTVWYGFEPLTYIPFDKKLINVDRLSKTQLAWLNNYHAAVVEKLEPVLDAATIEWLKKACTALG; encoded by the coding sequence ATGGTTGCCACAAACTTGAAAGCAAATACAAATATTCCAGATACCTCCGCTGCAAAACTGGCAGAATTGCGAGATTTGATGGTCGATTACGACTTAGATTGCTATTTCATCCCTGCGGTTGACGAACATTTAAATTTATCAGTTCCAGCCGCCAAGCAGCGGCGGGCTTGGATTTGCGGTTTTACGGGTTCCGCCGGTGATTTGTTGGTTGGCAAAGATGCCGCTTGGTTGTTTGTGGATTCCCGCTATTACGAACAAGCCGAATTGCAAGTAGATACTGGAATTATTCAAATATCGAAACTCGGTTTAGAAGGAAATTTAACCTTAATTGAAACTTTAGAAAAACTGGCTGTAGAAGCGGCACAAAAATCAACTAAAATTCGCCTGGGTTTTGACCCATTTACCGTAGCGACAGAGCAATATCAAAATTGGGTGAAAAAATTTGCAAATGCGGAGATTGAGCTCGTACCAATCCGGGAGAATTTGACAGACAAAGTGCGATCGCAAAATCATTGGAAAACAGCAGAGACTGTACCCGCGATTGATGCAGATCCCATATTTAGCTTACCTGCTTCCCTGACAGGAGAAACCGCAGCCGAAAAATTAGCCAGAGTCAGGGAAGCCATGCAAAAAGCCAACATCGATGTGCTTCCGATTACCAACCTCAATCAAATAGCGTGGCTGTTCAATCTCCGAGGCTCGGATATTCCCCACATTCCTATTTTCATATCCTATGCCATTGTCACCAAAGATTCAGCGTTTTTGTTTACAAATCCCGAACGAATTTCACCAGAAATCAAGCAACAATTGCGGGCGGATGTAACTTTGCTTCCCTACGCAGACTATCCGCATACATTAGAAACTTGCGTAAGTTTGCCAAATAAAGTTCGGGTACTTTTAGACCCGAAACACAGCACAGCAGGCACGTATCAGTTACTCTTAAGCCAGCAAGAAGCGCAGTTATACAACAACATCGAAATAGTTTTTGATACTCATCCGGTAGAAGGGATGAAAGCTCGCAAAAATCCCGTAGAAATCGAGCAGATGCAATTAGCTAATTTCAAAGCAAGTCGAGCGAAAACTTTGACTTTAAAGTGGTTGACAGAACAGCTAGAAAATGGTAAGGGATTGACCGAGTTTGATGTCAAAGAAACCATCGAAAATTTTTACCAGCAAGAAACAGATTTTCAGACTTTAACTTTTAGAACGATCGCCGGTGCGGGAGCCAATAGCTCGATCGTACATTACGGAACCCCCAGCCCAGAAATAACCTTAAAACCGGGGGAACTGCTGTTATTGGACTCAGGAGCGCAATATTTAGCAGGTACAACCGACGATACGAGAACAATAAGTATCGGAGAACCGACGGCGCTACAAATAGAACACTACACAACAGTCTTAATCGCGCACATCAACTGTGCAATGCAGCAATTCCCCAAAGGAACAACGGGAGCGCAATTAGATGCGATCGCCCGTGCGGTATTGTGGCAAGAACAGCTAGACTACGGACACGGTACAGGGCACGGAGTCGGCGCGTTTTTAGCCGGCCACGAAGGGCCAAACGGCATCAGCAAATCTGTGCAGTATCCCCTGGAAGCCGGAATGGTAACGAGCATCGAACCGGGATATTACGAACCGGGATGGGGCGGAATTCGCATCGAAAATCTCTATGTTGTCAGGGAAATGCCATCAAAAAACGGTACCGTTTGGTACGGATTTGAACCGCTGACGTATATTCCGTTTGACAAAAAATTGATTAATGTCGATCGGCTGTCAAAGACTCAACTAGCATGGTTGAATAATTATCATGCTGCTGTAGTCGAGAAATTGGAACCCGTACTTGATGCAGCAACAATTGAATGGTTGAAAAAAGCCTGCACTGCGTTAGGTTAA
- a CDS encoding pyridoxal phosphate-dependent aminotransferase, with protein MKNYPTRMQSVQSPIIPVVGELIRQNPGTISLGQGVVYYNPPQESFEKIPEFFANPDNHKYKAVEGIPQLQDAIAAKLKTDNNIEINSKNCIVVTAGSNMGFTNALLAITSAGDEVIIQAPYYFNHEMAAIMANCRPVIVETDANYQLDIDAIKTAITDKTRAIVTISPNNPTGVVYSAEALREVNEICRQHNIYHISDEAYEYFTYNGVKHCSPAAFSNSSEHTISLFSLSKAYGFASWRIGYMVIPEHLLVSVRKIQDTILICPPVISQYAALGALQVGRGYCDNYVRAIASVRQLVLDELNTIQNLCTISPAAGAFYFFLKVDTELDTMELVEQLIREYHVAVLPGTTFGMDSGCYLRVAYGALEKATATAGIRRLVKGLKTILNK; from the coding sequence ATGAAAAATTACCCGACTCGAATGCAATCGGTACAGTCGCCCATAATTCCAGTAGTTGGCGAACTGATTCGCCAAAATCCGGGAACGATATCATTAGGACAAGGCGTAGTTTACTACAATCCGCCACAAGAATCATTTGAAAAAATACCCGAATTCTTCGCAAATCCCGACAATCACAAATACAAAGCTGTCGAAGGAATTCCACAATTACAAGATGCTATTGCAGCCAAACTAAAAACAGATAACAACATAGAAATTAACAGCAAAAACTGCATTGTTGTTACCGCCGGCAGCAACATGGGATTTACCAACGCCCTTCTCGCTATTACCTCAGCGGGAGACGAAGTTATTATCCAAGCACCTTATTACTTCAACCACGAAATGGCGGCAATTATGGCAAATTGCCGACCAGTGATAGTAGAAACGGACGCCAACTATCAACTTGATATCGATGCTATAAAAACAGCAATTACCGACAAAACGCGAGCCATAGTTACCATTTCACCAAATAATCCCACTGGTGTTGTTTATTCAGCCGAAGCACTCCGGGAAGTTAACGAAATTTGTCGCCAGCACAACATCTATCACATCAGCGACGAAGCTTACGAATATTTTACTTATAACGGCGTCAAACACTGTTCGCCCGCCGCTTTTTCCAATAGCAGCGAACATACAATTTCTCTGTTTAGCCTCTCCAAAGCCTACGGTTTTGCGAGTTGGCGGATCGGGTATATGGTAATTCCCGAACACTTGCTGGTTTCAGTGAGAAAGATTCAAGATACAATCTTAATTTGTCCGCCGGTAATTTCTCAGTATGCAGCGCTGGGAGCCTTGCAAGTTGGTAGAGGTTACTGCGATAATTATGTAAGGGCGATCGCATCCGTGCGCCAACTCGTATTAGACGAACTCAATACCATCCAAAACTTGTGTACAATTTCCCCAGCCGCTGGAGCTTTTTACTTTTTCTTGAAAGTTGATACTGAACTCGATACAATGGAATTAGTAGAACAATTAATTCGCGAATATCACGTAGCAGTGCTTCCCGGTACAACCTTCGGCATGGATAGCGGCTGCTATTTGCGGGTTGCTTACGGTGCTTTGGAGAAAGCAACCGCCACCGCAGGTATTAGGAGATTAGTTAAAGGTTTGAAGACAATTTTAAACAAGTAA
- a CDS encoding XisI protein — protein MERLDYRQLVQKVIHQHATEQSEQDVETTEIVFDTERDRYLLLYVGWRDEERIHGCPIHVDIKDGKIWIQRDFTEAGIANQFLEFGVPKTDIVLGFRAPYVRQFTGFAIA, from the coding sequence ATGGAAAGATTAGATTATCGCCAGTTAGTTCAGAAAGTCATACATCAACACGCGACAGAGCAGTCTGAGCAAGATGTAGAAACCACTGAAATTGTTTTCGATACGGAACGCGACCGCTATTTATTGTTGTATGTGGGATGGCGGGATGAAGAACGAATTCATGGATGTCCCATTCATGTTGATATCAAAGATGGAAAGATTTGGATTCAGCGCGATTTTACGGAAGCAGGAATTGCCAATCAATTCCTAGAATTTGGAGTCCCTAAAACAGATATTGTTTTGGGATTTCGAGCGCCTTATGTACGGCAATTTACTGGATTTGCGATAGCATAA
- a CDS encoding XisH family protein: MPAKDIFHNTVRAALEKDGWIITHDPLFLKLTSQVKIQIDLGGEKLLSAENGRKKIAVEVKSFVGLSALSEFHTAVGQFLNYRVALEKMQSERVLYLAVPTDIYQDFFTDSFVQTVLERYQINMLVFHVKRQEITLWKD; encoded by the coding sequence ATGCCAGCCAAAGATATCTTTCACAACACAGTACGTGCGGCTTTGGAGAAAGATGGATGGATAATTACTCACGATCCTCTGTTTCTAAAACTAACTTCTCAAGTAAAAATACAGATAGATTTGGGAGGAGAAAAATTACTTTCTGCCGAAAATGGGAGAAAAAAAATAGCAGTCGAAGTAAAAAGTTTTGTGGGCTTGTCGGCGCTGTCAGAATTCCATACGGCTGTTGGTCAATTTCTTAATTATCGAGTAGCATTGGAAAAAATGCAATCAGAACGAGTGCTGTATTTGGCAGTGCCTACAGATATCTATCAAGATTTTTTTACAGACTCGTTTGTTCAAACTGTGTTAGAACGATATCAAATAAATATGCTGGTTTTTCATGTGAAGAGACAGGAGATAACATTATGGAAAGATTAG